In the Sarcophilus harrisii chromosome 3, mSarHar1.11, whole genome shotgun sequence genome, one interval contains:
- the LOC116422631 gene encoding skin secretory protein xP2-like: MYLLKDWSVDTHGLVGGGEWAPGSLPLWLSPPRRALPAHAQSRGPSAPAAADMSPPAPQRARRHQASPGSLAGSVPVALRLAGRPLSCPLCARRADAPGAGAGGWPLSAPAGARPVEGGQGGAARETREPAWAAPATLAPGPGYGWHCQAAAGAEGEPGH, translated from the coding sequence atgtatctgCTCAAAGACTGGAGCGTCGATACCCACGGGCTGGTGGGGGGCGGGGAGTGGGCCCCGGGCAGCCTGCCCCTCTGGCTCTCCCCGCCCAGGCGGGCGCTGCCTGCACACGCACAGTCCCGGGGTCCGTCTGCCCCCGCTGCCGCCGACATGAGCCCCCCGGCCCCTCAGAGAGCACGCCGTCACCAGGCGTCCCCGGGAAGCCTGGCTGGGTCCGTCCCTGTGGCCCTCAGGCTGGCAGGGAGGCCCCTGAGCTGCCCTCTTTGTGCCAGGAGAGCAGATGCGCCGGGAGCAGGAGCAGGAGGCTGGCCGCTGTCGGCCCCGGCAGGGGCCCGGCCCGTGGAGGGTGGGCAGGGGGGAGCTGCACGGGAGACCCGAGAGCCTGCTTGGGCAGCGCCTGCCACCCTGGCGCCGGGGCCCGGCTACGGTTGGCACTGCCAGGCGGCCGCTGGTGCAGAAGGGGAGCCTGGGCACTGA